AGTAAATGTCGAGTTCGCTGAAAAGGTTGGGCGCCTCGGACAGGATGATCTCGTACGGCGTCTGGCCGCCAAACTGCCGATCAAACTCCCACCAGTGGTTGTGCATGCCAAACTTCAGGCCGACCGACTTGGCCAGATCGGCACCCTCAGCCAGCTTGGCCGCACAGGCCCGAACCGAGTCCTCCGTCTTCATGTCGTCCGGTCCGAAACCACCGATCAGGTGGGTGTATCCCAACGCACCCGCGTCCGCAGCCATCTGATCGATGGTCTGTCTCGTCGGCAGACCCACGTGGGCGCTGGAACTCTTGAGACCCAGATCGCCCACGATCTTGGCCACTTCCTTGGCCGACAGACCGTGCAGGCCCGCGTATTCGACGCCTACGTAGCCCATCGCGGCCACTCTCTTAAGAACACCGGGGAAATCCTTGGCGGCTTCCTCCCGAACACTGTAAAGCTGAAGCGAAATCGGCTTGGCCATTGTCTGCTCCTGTCTGGTTCTGCATGATCCCGACCACACACCGCGGAATCGGGTGATGGACGCTACTTTAAGGCCCGATCGCGCGAATTCAACAGAAAACCGCAGCGTCCGGGTCTCGACGCCCTTCACCGCCGGCTCTCAGCGGCTCAAACAATACTTATTAAGAACTAGCAAAAGTGTCACTGGCCAAACGTTGCACCCTCTGGTATAATTCCTCACACAGCACCTCCGGGGTGAACGAGGAGGTGGCACGCACTACGTAACTTCAGTGGAGGCTGTGAACTACAACGATGCCGGATTCTTCTGCCGCCAGTCATGCCAGACCGATCAATATCGCCCTGTTGGGCACGTACGTGCCGCGCCGATGCGGAATCGGCACCTTCACCGCCGATCTGTGCAATTCCATCAAAACGCAACTCAACGGCCGCGGGAGCGTCTTTGCCGTCGCCATGGATGACGTGCCCGAAGGCTACGACTATCCGCCCGAGGTCCGCCTCGAAATCCGCGCCGACATGGCCCGCGACTACCGCATGGCCGCGGAATACCTCAACATCTCGCCCGTGGATGTCGTGGTCATCCAGCACGAGTTCGGAATCTTCGGCGGAGGCGAGGGCGGAACCTACATCAACACCTTTCTGGAACGCCTGCGCAAACCCGTGATGGCCACGCTGCACACCGTCCTGGAAAAACCCGCTCCCGAATACGAGCGGGCGATGCAGCGGCTCATCCGCTTCTGCGAGCGGCTCATCGTGATGAGCCTCAAGGGCAAACAGATGCTCATGGACATCTACGGCGTGCCGGAACAGAAAATCGTCTTCATCCCGCACGGCATTCCGGACGTCCCGTTCGTGGACCCCAATTTCTACAAGGATGAACTCGACCTGGCCGGGCGGCGGGCCATCCTGACCTTCGGCCTCCTGAGCCCCAACAAGGGCATCGAAAACATGATCCGCGCCATGCCGGCGATCGTCGAAAAATACCCGCGCCTCGCCTACGTCGTGCTCGGAGCGACACATCCGCACGTCAAGCGGCGATACGGCGAGCAGTACCGC
This genomic stretch from Phycisphaerae bacterium harbors:
- a CDS encoding sugar phosphate isomerase/epimerase; the encoded protein is MAKPISLQLYSVREEAAKDFPGVLKRVAAMGYVGVEYAGLHGLSAKEVAKIVGDLGLKSSSAHVGLPTRQTIDQMAADAGALGYTHLIGGFGPDDMKTEDSVRACAAKLAEGADLAKSVGLKFGMHNHWWEFDRQFGGQTPYEIILSEAPNLFSELDIYWCCHGGADSIGVTRQWASRIPLLHIKDGDLTNPPVHKAVGEGKVPVRATVEAADPKVLEWLIVELDNCATDMMEAVAKSVRFLGESGIGRARK